The Thioalkalivibrio sulfidiphilus HL-EbGr7 genome includes a window with the following:
- the ureC gene encoding urease subunit alpha — protein MSIRISRAAYADMYGPTTGDRVRLADTGLIVRVEQDFTIYGDEVKFGGGKVIRDGMGQSQRWGETVADTVITNALIIDHWGIVKADVGIKGGRIQGIGKAGNPDTQPGVTIVVGPGTEVIAGEGMILTAGGIDAHIHFICPQQIEEALTSGVTTMIGGGTGPATGTNATTCTPGPWHIHRMLQAAEAFPMNLGFLGKGNASQPDPLCEQLEAGAMGMKLHEDWGTTPAAIDNCLNVAEVFDVQVAIHTDTLNESGFVEDTLAAFKDRTIHTYHTEGAGGGHAPDIIRACGQPNVLPSSTNPTRPYTVNTVDEHLDMLMVCHHLDPAIPEDVAFAESRIRRETIAAEDILHDLGAFSMISSDSQAMGRVGEVVLRTWQTAHKMKLQRGSLAGDDREADNLRVRRYIAKYTINPAIAHGIAHEVGSIEVGKLADLVLWKPAFFGVKPAMVIKGGMIAMAPMGDPNASIPTPQPVHYRPMFGNFGLALPRTSLTFMCATAIELGVPEQLGLQRQVAVSRNCRNIGKKDMILNDWMPHMEVDPETYVVRADGELLTCEPLSEAPLAQRYFLF, from the coding sequence ATGAGCATCCGCATCTCCCGCGCCGCCTACGCGGACATGTACGGACCCACCACCGGAGACCGGGTCCGGCTGGCCGACACCGGGCTGATCGTCCGGGTGGAGCAGGACTTCACGATCTACGGCGACGAGGTGAAGTTCGGCGGCGGCAAGGTGATCCGTGACGGCATGGGCCAGTCCCAGCGCTGGGGCGAGACCGTGGCGGACACGGTCATCACCAATGCGCTCATCATCGACCACTGGGGCATCGTCAAGGCCGACGTGGGCATCAAGGGGGGGCGCATCCAGGGCATCGGCAAGGCCGGCAACCCGGACACCCAGCCGGGCGTCACCATCGTGGTCGGCCCGGGCACCGAGGTCATCGCCGGCGAGGGCATGATCCTCACCGCCGGGGGCATCGACGCCCACATCCACTTCATCTGCCCCCAGCAGATCGAGGAGGCGCTCACCAGCGGCGTGACCACCATGATCGGCGGCGGCACCGGCCCCGCCACCGGCACCAACGCCACCACCTGCACCCCCGGCCCCTGGCACATCCACCGCATGCTCCAGGCCGCCGAGGCCTTCCCCATGAACCTGGGTTTCCTGGGCAAGGGCAACGCCAGCCAGCCGGACCCCCTGTGCGAGCAGCTGGAGGCCGGCGCCATGGGCATGAAGCTGCACGAGGACTGGGGCACTACGCCGGCGGCCATCGACAACTGCCTCAACGTGGCCGAGGTGTTCGACGTGCAGGTGGCCATCCACACGGACACCCTGAACGAATCCGGTTTCGTGGAGGATACGCTCGCCGCCTTCAAGGACCGCACCATCCACACCTACCACACCGAGGGTGCCGGCGGCGGACACGCCCCGGACATCATCCGCGCCTGCGGCCAGCCGAACGTGCTGCCCTCCTCCACCAACCCGACGCGGCCCTACACGGTGAACACCGTGGACGAGCACCTGGACATGCTCATGGTCTGCCACCACCTGGACCCGGCCATCCCCGAGGACGTGGCCTTCGCCGAGTCCCGCATCCGCCGCGAGACCATCGCCGCCGAGGACATCCTCCACGACCTGGGCGCCTTCTCCATGATCTCCTCGGACTCCCAGGCCATGGGCCGGGTGGGCGAGGTGGTGCTGCGCACCTGGCAGACCGCCCACAAGATGAAGCTCCAGCGCGGCAGCCTGGCCGGCGACGACCGCGAGGCCGACAACCTGCGGGTGCGCCGCTACATCGCCAAGTACACCATCAATCCCGCCATCGCCCACGGCATCGCCCACGAGGTGGGCAGCATCGAGGTGGGCAAGCTGGCGGACCTGGTACTGTGGAAGCCGGCCTTCTTCGGCGTGAAGCCCGCCATGGTCATCAAGGGCGGCATGATCGCCATGGCGCCCATGGGGGACCCCAACGCCTCCATCCCCACGCCCCAGCCGGTGCACTACCGGCCCATGTTCGGCAACTTCGGCCTGGCCCTGCCCCGCACGTCCCTCACCTTCATGTGCGCCACCGCCATCGAGCTGGGCGTGCCCGAGCAGCTCGGCCTGCAGCGGCAGGTCGCCGTGAGCCGCAACTGCCGCAACATCGGCAAGAAGGACATGATCCTCAACGACTGGATGCCGCACATGGAGGTGGACCCGGAGACCTACGTGGTACGCGCGGATGGCGAACTACTCACCTGCGAGCCCCTGAGCGAGGCGCCGCTCGCGCAACGCTACTTCCTGTTCTGA
- the ureE gene encoding urease accessory protein UreE, whose product MLTFTKRCDDHGKTPDHSLSLPFETRQKSRFRAQFEDGTPVGVVLDRGLILRHGDVLESDEGVRVRIEAAPEPVSQVRGTDPLLLARACYHLGNRHVVLQIDADGLRYLHDHVLDDMVRGLGLTVGFTHAPFEPEAGAYAGGHAHGHGGHGHHHAHGHEH is encoded by the coding sequence ATGCTGACCTTCACGAAACGTTGCGACGATCACGGCAAGACCCCCGACCACAGCCTGAGCCTGCCCTTCGAGACCCGGCAGAAGAGCCGCTTCCGCGCCCAGTTCGAGGACGGCACGCCGGTGGGCGTGGTGCTGGACCGGGGCCTGATCCTGCGCCACGGCGACGTGCTGGAAAGCGACGAGGGCGTGCGCGTGCGTATCGAGGCGGCGCCCGAACCCGTGAGCCAGGTGCGTGGCACTGATCCGCTGCTGCTGGCCCGTGCCTGCTACCACCTGGGCAACCGCCACGTGGTCCTGCAGATCGACGCCGACGGCCTGCGCTACCTGCACGACCACGTGCTGGACGACATGGTGCGCGGCCTGGGCCTCACCGTGGGCTTCACCCACGCCCCCTTCGAGCCCGAGGCCGGCGCCTATGCCGGCGGCCACGCCCACGGCCATGGCGGACATGGCCATCATCACGCACACGGCCATGAGCACTGA
- a CDS encoding urease accessory protein UreF, which produces MAVSPDDLFSVTSVSSVAKPPFTPSAETTPDTGLARRRLWQLIAPTLPVGAYSYSTGLEYAVEAGWVNSEAAAADWIGAQLHHVHAHVDLPALLRLHDCWMKNDAAGLDRWSTWLMACRETSELRAEDGNQGRALARLLTDLGVEPAQTWVQRRDATWATLFALACAHWQVPVNDMLEGYLWAWCENQVAAAVKLIPLGQTQGQRLLMQLAEHIGPVVARARALPDEDLGGGLPGVMLASALHETQYSRLFRS; this is translated from the coding sequence ATGGCTGTTTCACCCGATGATCTTTTCTCTGTGACCTCCGTGTCCTCTGTGGCTAAACCGCCTTTCACCCCGTCAGCAGAGACGACCCCGGATACCGGCCTCGCGCGGCGGCGGCTCTGGCAGCTGATCGCGCCCACCCTGCCCGTGGGCGCCTACAGCTATTCCACGGGGCTGGAGTACGCCGTGGAGGCGGGCTGGGTGAACAGCGAGGCGGCCGCCGCCGACTGGATCGGCGCGCAGCTGCACCACGTGCACGCCCACGTGGACCTGCCCGCCCTGCTGCGCCTGCACGATTGCTGGATGAAGAACGACGCCGCCGGCCTGGACCGCTGGAGCACCTGGCTCATGGCCTGCCGGGAGACCTCGGAGCTGCGTGCCGAGGACGGCAACCAGGGCCGTGCCCTGGCACGCCTGCTCACGGACCTGGGTGTCGAGCCGGCGCAGACCTGGGTGCAGCGCAGGGACGCCACCTGGGCGACCCTGTTCGCCCTGGCCTGCGCCCACTGGCAGGTCCCCGTCAACGACATGCTGGAGGGCTACCTGTGGGCCTGGTGCGAGAACCAGGTGGCCGCTGCCGTGAAGCTCATCCCCCTGGGCCAGACCCAGGGTCAACGGCTGCTGATGCAATTGGCCGAACACATCGGTCCGGTGGTGGCGCGGGCCAGGGCGCTGCCGGACGAGGACCTGGGCGGCGGCCTGCCCGGCGTGATGCTCGCCTCCGCCCTGCACGAGACCCAGTACAGCCGCTTGTTTCGCAGCTGA
- the ureG gene encoding urease accessory protein UreG, whose amino-acid sequence MNQTLRVGIGGPVGSGKTALVEALCREMSPRYNLAVVTNDIYTREDAEFLIRAKVLDEDRIIGVETGGCPHTAIREDASMNLAAVDELGRRFPGLDLVFVESGGDNLSATFSPELSDLTIYVIDVCAGDKIPRKGGPGITRSDLLVINKIDLADGVGASLEVMERDSRRMRGERPFVFTNLRTRQGLDQVVRFIETQGLLQP is encoded by the coding sequence ATGAACCAGACCCTGCGTGTCGGCATCGGCGGCCCGGTGGGCTCGGGCAAGACGGCCCTGGTGGAGGCCTTGTGCCGGGAGATGAGCCCCCGCTACAACCTGGCCGTGGTCACCAACGACATCTATACCCGCGAGGACGCCGAATTCCTCATCCGCGCCAAGGTGCTGGACGAGGACCGCATCATCGGGGTAGAGACCGGCGGCTGCCCCCACACCGCCATCCGCGAAGACGCCTCCATGAATCTCGCGGCGGTGGACGAGCTGGGCCGGCGCTTCCCGGGCCTGGACCTGGTGTTCGTGGAAAGCGGCGGTGACAACCTCTCCGCCACCTTCAGCCCGGAGCTCTCCGATCTCACCATCTACGTCATCGACGTCTGCGCCGGCGACAAGATCCCCCGCAAGGGCGGCCCCGGGATCACCCGCTCGGACCTGCTGGTGATCAACAAGATCGATCTGGCCGACGGCGTGGGCGCCTCGCTGGAGGTCATGGAGCGGGACAGCAGGCGCATGCGCGGCGAGCGGCCCTTCGTGTTCACCAACCTGCGCACCCGGCAGGGCCTGGACCAGGTGGTGCGCTTCATCGAAACCCAGGGGCTGCTGCAGCCCTGA
- a CDS encoding TorF family putative porin, which yields MKMKHKVLSTAVASALALGALAPAAHATEVSAEIGAASMYYWRGFDLGGGAAVWGDLSVSASGFYAGIWTSSGDEALGTEYDLYVGYGTEIGDFGIDVSYATYVYPEVEISPGDVAELILGLSYGPAFLSYHYGLEDLEDYWYAMVGVNVGDFTLAYGQHEFEYSHVDVSYNYNDNLSFTLGLVVDDVDGEFNNDPKFVVSFSLPIEF from the coding sequence ATGAAAATGAAGCACAAGGTTCTTTCCACCGCCGTCGCGTCCGCCCTGGCCCTTGGCGCCCTGGCCCCGGCCGCCCATGCTACCGAAGTCTCCGCGGAGATCGGCGCCGCCAGCATGTACTACTGGCGTGGTTTTGACCTGGGCGGCGGCGCTGCTGTCTGGGGTGACCTGAGCGTGAGCGCCAGCGGCTTCTACGCCGGCATCTGGACCTCCTCCGGTGACGAGGCTCTGGGCACCGAGTACGACCTCTACGTGGGTTACGGCACCGAGATCGGCGACTTCGGCATCGACGTCAGCTACGCCACCTACGTGTACCCCGAAGTTGAAATCTCCCCCGGCGACGTGGCCGAACTGATCCTGGGCCTGAGCTATGGCCCCGCCTTCCTGAGCTACCACTACGGCCTGGAAGACCTGGAAGACTACTGGTACGCCATGGTCGGCGTGAACGTGGGTGACTTCACCCTGGCCTACGGCCAGCACGAGTTCGAGTACTCCCACGTGGACGTCAGCTACAACTACAACGACAACCTGAGCTTCACCCTGGGTCTGGTCGTGGATGACGTGGATGGCGAGTTCAACAACGATCCCAAGTTTGTGGTGAGCTTCAGCCTGCCCATCGAGTTCTGA
- a CDS encoding FmdB family zinc ribbon protein, protein MPIYDYHCDQCGEFSVMRPMAESALDHDCPECGETAPRIISAPRLAIMDPSNRMRWERNEKSRHSPAVARRSSCGCTGAHTCGSSKSQDKAKPVDPEAKPALRKQTKKTARPWMLGH, encoded by the coding sequence ATGCCCATCTACGATTATCACTGTGACCAGTGCGGAGAGTTCTCGGTGATGCGCCCCATGGCCGAGTCGGCCCTGGATCACGACTGCCCGGAATGCGGTGAGACCGCACCGCGCATCATCAGCGCGCCGCGCCTGGCCATCATGGACCCCTCCAACCGCATGCGCTGGGAGCGCAACGAGAAGAGCCGGCATTCACCCGCCGTCGCGCGACGTTCCTCCTGCGGCTGCACCGGTGCCCACACCTGCGGCAGCAGCAAGAGCCAGGACAAGGCCAAGCCCGTCGATCCGGAGGCCAAGCCGGCGCTGCGCAAACAGACCAAGAAGACCGCCAGGCCCTGGATGCTGGGGCACTGA
- the fmdA gene encoding formamidase — MPETLISYDFSKPPEEQDIKPHNRWHPDIPMAVRVKPGAEFRLQCFDWTGGQIENNDSANDIRDVDLTKVHYLSGPVGIEGAEPGDLLVVDILDAGPLPDQLWGFNGIFARENGGGFLVDHFPEARKSIWDFHGIYTSSRHIPKVRFPGIIHPGLIGTLPSKELLKQWNDREKALVDTDPNRVPPLATLPYEETALMGSMKGEEAKAAAREAARTVPPREHGGNCDIKNLSRGSRVYFPVYVKEAGLSMGDLHFSQGDGEITFCGAIEMAGFIELRVNLIKGGMKKYNISSPIFQPSKIDPQFKDYLIFEGISVDEDGKQHYLDAHIAYRRACLAAIDYLKNFGYSGEQAYAILGTAPVEGHISGIVDIPNVCATLWLPTEVFEFDIHPTDAGPAIEIPSGIDTSRTS, encoded by the coding sequence ATGCCCGAAACACTGATCAGTTACGATTTCAGCAAGCCACCCGAGGAGCAGGACATCAAGCCACACAACCGGTGGCATCCTGACATTCCCATGGCAGTCCGGGTCAAGCCCGGCGCCGAGTTCCGCCTGCAGTGCTTCGACTGGACCGGCGGCCAGATCGAGAACAACGACAGCGCCAACGACATTCGCGACGTGGACCTGACCAAGGTGCACTACCTGTCCGGCCCCGTGGGTATCGAGGGTGCCGAGCCCGGCGACCTGCTGGTGGTGGACATCCTCGACGCCGGCCCGCTGCCGGATCAGCTGTGGGGTTTCAACGGCATCTTCGCCCGGGAAAACGGCGGCGGCTTCCTGGTCGATCATTTCCCCGAGGCACGCAAGTCCATATGGGACTTCCACGGTATCTACACCAGCTCCCGGCACATCCCCAAGGTGCGCTTCCCGGGCATCATCCACCCCGGCCTGATCGGTACCCTGCCTTCCAAGGAACTGCTCAAGCAGTGGAACGACCGGGAAAAGGCCCTGGTGGACACCGATCCGAATCGTGTGCCGCCCCTGGCGACCCTGCCCTACGAAGAGACCGCCCTGATGGGCAGCATGAAGGGCGAGGAGGCCAAGGCCGCCGCCCGTGAAGCGGCCCGTACCGTGCCGCCCCGCGAACACGGCGGCAACTGCGACATCAAGAACCTGTCCCGCGGTTCCCGGGTGTACTTCCCCGTGTATGTGAAGGAGGCCGGCCTGTCCATGGGCGACCTGCACTTCTCCCAGGGCGACGGCGAGATCACCTTCTGCGGCGCCATCGAGATGGCGGGCTTCATCGAGCTGCGTGTCAACCTCATCAAGGGCGGCATGAAGAAGTACAACATCAGCAGCCCGATCTTCCAGCCCAGCAAGATCGATCCCCAGTTCAAGGACTACCTGATCTTCGAAGGCATCTCCGTGGACGAGGACGGCAAGCAGCACTACCTGGATGCGCACATTGCCTATCGTCGCGCCTGTCTGGCCGCCATCGACTACCTGAAGAACTTCGGCTACTCCGGTGAGCAGGCCTACGCCATTCTGGGCACGGCGCCGGTGGAGGGACATATCAGCGGTATCGTGGACATCCCCAACGTCTGCGCCACCCTGTGGCTGCCCACCGAGGTGTTCGAGTTCGACATCCATCCCACGGATGCGGGCCCGGCCATCGAGATCCCCTCGGGTATCGATACCTCGCGCACCAGCTGA
- a CDS encoding sigma-54 interaction domain-containing protein — translation MTATALAGGDGIKQQLSVIQEIAKLLDRPLDPPRTVQSILRLLSQMLGLNCGRVLAPDSSGLVLEVKYSYGLTHARLAQGAFSVGYHEGVTGFVMRTGTIGLVTDIDQEPLYLQRITERSGGSHSPIAFIAVPILESGTPIGVLSVQREGIRHRAFDSDIAVLRVAASAIGQVMRIRQFLNQQTEHLMQENQSLKNSIVMEGMLQKSLSHGIIGSSESLMKAVKQCMQVAHSEAPVMLLGESGTGKEKFARMIHQQSDRSEHPFVCINCAAIPPDLLEAELFGYEKGSFTGANGAKKGKIMLADGGTLFLDEIGDMPLQLQAKLLRVLQERQVDPIGSTRGVPVNFRLITATHVNMQEHVNAGHFRLDLFYRLNVVPVYLPPLRTRHEDIRPLALHFLNELNHRYRRNITLHPAALHVLERYSWPGNVRQLQNVLERAMLMVEDEVIDQEQMTRILAEQSAVKLPKQGPDRPVEAGMAEERGVRGEAFLTGAMPRAYQWVHQDDAQRIRNALEQTRGNQAGAARLLNLTTRQLRYRMEKLGLRMVRD, via the coding sequence ATGACAGCGACTGCCCTTGCCGGTGGGGACGGTATCAAGCAACAACTCTCGGTGATCCAGGAGATCGCCAAGCTGCTGGACCGGCCGCTGGATCCTCCGCGCACCGTGCAGAGCATTCTCAGATTGCTGTCCCAGATGCTGGGGCTGAACTGTGGTCGCGTACTGGCACCCGACAGTTCAGGGCTGGTGCTGGAGGTGAAGTATTCCTATGGGCTGACCCATGCGCGTCTCGCCCAGGGCGCCTTTTCCGTGGGCTACCACGAGGGCGTGACCGGCTTCGTGATGCGCACGGGTACCATAGGCCTGGTCACCGACATCGATCAGGAGCCGCTCTATCTGCAGCGCATCACGGAGCGAAGCGGCGGGAGCCATTCACCCATTGCCTTTATCGCGGTGCCCATCCTGGAGTCGGGAACGCCCATCGGCGTGCTGTCGGTGCAACGGGAAGGCATCCGTCACCGCGCCTTCGATTCCGATATCGCGGTGCTCCGGGTGGCGGCCTCGGCCATCGGTCAGGTCATGCGCATTCGCCAGTTCCTGAACCAGCAGACCGAGCACCTGATGCAGGAAAACCAGAGTCTCAAGAACTCCATCGTCATGGAGGGCATGCTCCAGAAGAGCCTCTCCCACGGCATCATCGGCTCCAGTGAATCGCTCATGAAGGCCGTCAAGCAGTGCATGCAGGTGGCCCACAGCGAGGCGCCGGTGATGCTGCTCGGCGAGTCCGGTACCGGCAAGGAGAAGTTTGCCCGCATGATCCACCAGCAGAGTGACCGCAGCGAGCACCCCTTCGTGTGCATCAACTGCGCGGCCATCCCGCCGGACCTCCTGGAGGCGGAGCTGTTTGGTTACGAAAAGGGCAGTTTCACCGGCGCGAACGGCGCCAAGAAAGGCAAGATCATGCTGGCCGATGGCGGCACCCTGTTCCTGGACGAGATCGGTGACATGCCCCTGCAGTTGCAGGCGAAGCTGCTCCGGGTCCTCCAGGAGCGCCAGGTGGATCCCATCGGCTCCACCCGAGGCGTGCCGGTCAACTTCAGGCTCATCACGGCCACCCACGTGAACATGCAGGAGCATGTCAATGCGGGGCATTTTCGTCTCGATCTCTTCTATCGCCTCAACGTGGTGCCCGTGTACCTGCCGCCCCTGCGCACCCGGCACGAGGACATACGACCGCTGGCCCTGCACTTCCTCAATGAACTCAATCACCGCTACCGGCGCAACATCACCCTGCATCCGGCCGCCCTGCACGTGCTCGAGCGCTACAGCTGGCCGGGTAACGTGCGCCAGCTACAGAACGTGCTGGAACGGGCCATGCTGATGGTGGAGGACGAGGTGATCGATCAGGAACAGATGACGCGCATCCTGGCGGAGCAGAGTGCGGTGAAGCTGCCCAAGCAGGGTCCTGACAGGCCCGTGGAGGCCGGCATGGCAGAGGAACGCGGCGTGCGCGGCGAGGCATTCTTGACCGGGGCCATGCCCCGGGCCTACCAGTGGGTGCACCAGGATGATGCGCAACGCATCCGCAATGCCCTAGAACAGACCCGTGGCAACCAGGCGGGGGCCGCGAGGCTTCTCAACCTGACGACCCGACAGTTGCGCTACAGAATGGAAAAACTCGGTCTTCGCATGGTCCGTGACTAG
- the urtA gene encoding urea ABC transporter substrate-binding protein, translating to MADIKKPFTRRQMLKTMMGLPLAAGGVMSAPVAFGKPATSAINTTGLAVTDDTVKVGILHSLTGTMAISETGSVEAETLAIEQINAMGGILGRKIEIIVEDGASDWPTFAQRARKLLRQDKVASIMGCWTSASRKAVLPVLERENGLLYYPTFYEGLEQSPNVIYTGQEATQQILASLDWLAKEKGAKTFYLIGSDYIWPRTSMKIARIHIEQKLGGTVVGEDYAPLGHTSFGSNINRIRLRRPDAIFGAVVGGSNVAFFRQLNSAGLNGGNTTLLSLATTEDEVLGIGGENVEGFYSSMKYFQSLDNENNIAFVKAFKERWGSDSVIGDVTQAAYLGPWLWKDAVERAGSFDVAKVTAASPGIELTTAPEGYVKVHENHHLWSKTRIGKWRRDGQADVVFESDLIEPNPFPEGYQ from the coding sequence ATGGCTGATATCAAGAAACCATTTACCCGTCGCCAGATGCTCAAGACCATGATGGGCCTGCCGCTCGCCGCCGGCGGCGTGATGAGCGCGCCTGTGGCATTCGGCAAGCCTGCCACGTCCGCAATCAACACCACCGGCCTCGCCGTCACTGACGACACCGTGAAGGTGGGCATCCTGCACTCCCTCACCGGCACCATGGCCATCAGTGAGACCGGCTCCGTGGAAGCGGAGACCCTCGCCATCGAGCAGATCAATGCCATGGGCGGCATCCTGGGCCGCAAGATCGAGATCATCGTCGAGGACGGCGCCAGTGACTGGCCCACCTTCGCCCAGCGCGCCCGCAAGCTGCTGCGCCAGGACAAGGTGGCCTCGATCATGGGCTGCTGGACCTCCGCCTCCCGCAAGGCCGTGCTGCCGGTGCTGGAGCGCGAGAACGGCCTGCTCTACTACCCCACCTTCTACGAAGGCCTGGAACAGTCCCCCAACGTCATCTACACCGGCCAGGAGGCCACCCAGCAGATCCTCGCGAGCCTCGACTGGCTGGCCAAGGAGAAGGGTGCCAAGACCTTCTACCTGATCGGCTCCGACTACATCTGGCCGCGCACCTCCATGAAGATCGCCCGCATCCACATCGAGCAGAAGCTGGGCGGCACCGTGGTGGGCGAGGACTACGCGCCCCTGGGCCATACCTCGTTCGGTTCCAACATCAACCGCATCCGCCTGCGTCGTCCCGATGCCATCTTCGGCGCTGTGGTGGGTGGCAGTAACGTGGCCTTCTTCCGTCAGCTCAATTCCGCGGGCCTCAACGGCGGCAACACCACCCTGCTGTCCCTGGCCACCACCGAGGACGAAGTGCTGGGCATCGGCGGCGAGAACGTGGAGGGCTTCTACTCCTCCATGAAGTACTTCCAGAGCCTGGACAACGAAAACAACATCGCCTTCGTGAAGGCCTTCAAGGAACGCTGGGGCAGCGACAGCGTGATCGGCGACGTGACCCAGGCCGCCTACCTCGGTCCCTGGCTGTGGAAGGACGCCGTGGAGCGGGCCGGCAGCTTCGACGTGGCCAAGGTCACCGCCGCCTCCCCGGGCATCGAGCTGACCACGGCGCCGGAAGGCTACGTGAAGGTCCACGAGAATCACCACCTGTGGAGCAAGACTCGCATCGGCAAGTGGCGCCGCGACGGTCAGGCGGACGTGGTGTTCGAGTCGGATCTGATCGAGCCCAACCCGTTCCCCGAGGGTTACCAGTAA